In Nitrososphaerota archaeon, one genomic interval encodes:
- a CDS encoding DsrE family protein encodes MKIGIILNTNDPETVWNTFRFGVTSLTNNHRVKVFLLGRGVEAEEISSDQFDVRMQMMRFLDAGGEILACGTCLKIRKKKESEVKMCSISTMQSLLEIVELSDKIITFS; translated from the coding sequence ATGAAAATCGGTATAATTCTGAACACAAACGATCCTGAAACCGTTTGGAATACTTTCAGGTTCGGGGTTACATCCCTCACCAACAATCATCGGGTTAAGGTCTTCCTCCTCGGCAGAGGAGTGGAAGCAGAAGAGATTAGCAGCGATCAGTTTGATGTTAGAATGCAGATGATGCGCTTCCTGGATGCCGGAGGAGAAATTCTGGCCTGCGGAACCTGCCTAAAGATAAGAAAGAAGAAGGAGAGCGAAGTAAAGATGTGCTCCATATCCACGATGCAGAGCCTGCTGGAAATCGTAGAGCTCTCAGACAAGATCATCACCTTCTCCTGA
- the glnA gene encoding type I glutamate--ammonia ligase: MGFQRSVQGQIEPLKITPVEAVDMIKNEKVEFVDLEFTDIPGRLQHVTMPWHSIEEDTFTKGIPKLDGSSIRGFTEIYESDLVLVPDPSTFAVMPWLPDNYKTARMICDVHWGFGQGRFANDPRAIAQKAEAEITKQGYDLSYWGPELEFFVFDKVYWDVHNPYQGQSYKIESKEAAWNTTGTNYPIRFKEGYFPVPPQDTLMEFRSECCSVMEKNFNIVTDAHHHEVATAGQCEIDMLRDTLTSTADNVVTYKMIVKNVAYTRGMVATFMPKPVFMDNASGMHVHVSLWKGGNPLFYDGSDPHAELSQLGRYFAGGLMAHARAMAAITNPTTNSYRRLVPGYEAPVYIAWSRRNRSANIRVPCYEKGQKTAARKRLEYRTPDPSSNPYLCFAAMTAAGLDGIKKKLDPGDPVDENIYHLTPEKRHELGIQELPGSLKEAAESLRSDHSFLKTIFPQSTIDYIIENGTNEHNQIALRTHPYEFQLYFDI, encoded by the coding sequence ATGGGATTTCAGAGAAGTGTACAAGGACAAATCGAGCCGTTGAAGATTACTCCGGTCGAAGCTGTTGACATGATAAAGAATGAGAAGGTCGAATTCGTTGATCTTGAATTCACCGATATTCCCGGCAGACTACAGCATGTCACTATGCCTTGGCACAGTATTGAAGAGGACACCTTCACGAAAGGAATCCCGAAGCTCGACGGATCCTCCATCAGGGGGTTCACCGAAATCTACGAGTCTGATCTTGTGCTTGTACCTGACCCATCGACCTTTGCAGTAATGCCTTGGCTCCCAGATAACTACAAGACGGCTAGAATGATTTGTGATGTGCACTGGGGCTTCGGTCAAGGACGGTTCGCCAACGATCCGAGGGCGATTGCGCAGAAAGCCGAGGCTGAGATTACTAAGCAGGGCTATGATTTGTCTTACTGGGGTCCTGAGCTTGAGTTCTTTGTCTTCGATAAGGTCTATTGGGATGTTCACAACCCCTATCAAGGCCAATCATACAAAATAGAGTCTAAGGAAGCGGCGTGGAACACTACCGGGACAAACTATCCGATTAGGTTCAAGGAAGGCTACTTCCCAGTTCCGCCGCAGGACACCTTAATGGAGTTTAGAAGCGAATGCTGCTCAGTTATGGAGAAGAACTTCAACATCGTCACGGATGCTCACCACCATGAGGTGGCTACAGCAGGGCAGTGCGAAATCGACATGTTAAGAGACACCTTGACGAGCACCGCAGACAACGTCGTCACTTACAAGATGATAGTCAAGAACGTGGCGTATACCAGAGGTATGGTGGCAACCTTTATGCCGAAACCGGTCTTCATGGACAACGCCTCAGGAATGCATGTGCACGTCAGCCTATGGAAAGGCGGTAATCCGCTCTTCTATGACGGTAGCGATCCTCACGCAGAGCTAAGTCAGCTTGGACGATACTTCGCAGGAGGCCTTATGGCTCACGCGAGGGCAATGGCCGCGATAACTAACCCCACCACAAACTCCTACCGCAGACTAGTCCCAGGCTACGAAGCGCCGGTCTATATAGCTTGGAGCAGAAGAAACAGATCAGCCAACATCAGAGTCCCCTGCTACGAGAAAGGCCAGAAAACAGCGGCAAGAAAACGATTAGAGTACAGAACACCTGATCCCTCAAGCAACCCCTACCTATGCTTCGCAGCAATGACCGCGGCCGGCCTCGACGGAATAAAGAAGAAACTAGACCCGGGAGACCCAGTAGACGAAAACATCTACCACCTCACACCAGAGAAAAGACACGAACTCGGAATACAGGAACTACCAGGCTCATTGAAAGAAGCCGCAGAAAGCCTCAGAAGCGACCACTCATTCCTAAAGACAATCTTTCCACAAAGCACAATCGACTACATAATTGAGAACGGCACAAACGAACACAACCAAATAGCACTAAGAACACACCCCTACGAATTCCAACTATACTTCGACATATAG
- the glnA gene encoding type I glutamate--ammonia ligase, translated as MSEELSRSVLKDVQERGISFVNLQFTDIHGGLKSTTIPAAQLEDSLNIGTWFDGSSIAGFTRIYESDMYLRPDPATYAVIPWETEVARIICDVYMPDGKPFEGDPRYILKRALKNASDMGFEYNTGPELEFFLFQPRNGSSNLSPVPHDVASYFDFSPQDKASHVRENIIKALGAFGMTVEMGHHEVAFGQHEIDFRYSGALRTADNAITLKHTVKAVANKHDIYATFMPKPVFGINGSGMHVHQSFFNSKGDNAFFDRNDEYKLSKVAKSFIAGQLAHVKEMSAVLAPTVNSYKRLVPGYEAPVYISWARKNRSALIRVPSYSPGREKATRAELRCPDPSCNPYLAFAVMLTAGLDGVKNNMTPPAPVEEDLYEFDDKRLKELYIDTLPGSLHEAITQMQQSKLMKEALGKHTYEEYTNAKLAEWDDYRIRVTDWELRRYLDIL; from the coding sequence ATGAGCGAAGAGCTATCCAGAAGCGTCCTGAAAGATGTTCAGGAGCGCGGAATCTCATTCGTCAACCTTCAGTTCACCGATATTCATGGCGGATTAAAATCAACTACTATCCCCGCTGCTCAGCTTGAGGACTCGCTGAACATCGGAACATGGTTTGACGGCTCATCAATAGCCGGTTTCACTCGTATCTACGAGTCTGATATGTATCTGCGCCCTGACCCAGCCACCTACGCGGTTATTCCGTGGGAGACTGAAGTGGCCAGGATTATCTGCGATGTCTACATGCCTGACGGCAAGCCGTTCGAAGGAGATCCTCGCTACATTCTGAAACGGGCTTTGAAGAACGCATCGGACATGGGCTTTGAGTACAACACAGGACCTGAACTGGAGTTCTTCCTATTCCAGCCGAGAAACGGATCATCCAATCTTTCACCAGTTCCCCATGATGTCGCGTCATACTTCGACTTCTCACCTCAGGACAAAGCCTCCCATGTAAGAGAGAACATCATCAAGGCACTAGGTGCCTTCGGCATGACCGTCGAGATGGGTCACCACGAAGTGGCCTTCGGTCAGCACGAAATCGACTTCCGCTACAGCGGTGCCTTGAGAACAGCGGATAACGCGATAACTCTCAAACACACCGTCAAAGCTGTCGCGAATAAGCATGATATTTACGCAACCTTCATGCCGAAACCGGTCTTCGGAATAAACGGCTCCGGAATGCACGTCCACCAGAGCTTCTTCAACAGCAAAGGTGATAACGCGTTCTTCGACCGCAACGACGAGTACAAGCTATCCAAGGTTGCGAAGAGCTTCATCGCAGGCCAACTTGCACACGTAAAAGAAATGAGCGCAGTACTCGCCCCAACCGTCAACTCATACAAACGGCTCGTCCCAGGCTACGAAGCCCCAGTATACATCTCATGGGCTAGAAAGAACCGCTCAGCACTAATCCGAGTACCCTCATACTCTCCAGGAAGAGAGAAGGCAACACGCGCAGAGCTAAGATGCCCCGACCCTAGCTGCAACCCCTACCTAGCCTTCGCAGTGATGCTGACAGCAGGTCTAGACGGAGTGAAGAACAACATGACACCCCCAGCACCGGTGGAAGAGGACCTTTACGAGTTCGACGACAAACGACTAAAGGAACTCTACATAGACACACTCCCAGGATCACTCCACGAAGCCATCACTCAGATGCAGCAGAGCAAGCTAATGAAAGAAGCCCTCGGCAAACACACCTACGAAGAGTACACCAACGCAAAGCTAGCTGAGTGGGACGACTACCGCATCAGAGTCACCGACTGGGAGCTCAGACGCTACCTAGACATCCTATAA
- a CDS encoding glutamine amidotransferase family protein: MRTPIGVKGRNNPYDDDKVIDACSIFGMMDQQGRSMAGRDVVEAMTNMNERTNGLGSGYAVYGLYPKRRDQYVLHVMYDDRKALEWGSKFIDSEFKIVQDEEIPMDRSCCKADAPIMWRYFVDVDSERLNGTGEEDYVVQRVFSINTSEKGAYVVSSGKDMGVFKGVGWPQEIADTFHLDEYRGYLWTSHGRFPTNTPGWWGGAHPFSLLDTSIVHNGEISSYGTNRRFLEMLGYQCTFQTDTEIFSLALDYLMRRRKLPVEIIANIFAPPLWKDIDAMPPQQRNLLRSLRMVYGGLLMNGPFSIIFAKHGLMVGLTDRIKLRPLIAAKKKDVFFISSEESAIRCVQPDLDKVWHPRGGEPVVASCVNIHASTNPVLVMSS; encoded by the coding sequence ATGAGAACGCCTATCGGCGTAAAGGGGCGCAACAACCCTTACGACGACGACAAAGTCATTGATGCCTGCTCAATCTTCGGCATGATGGATCAGCAAGGAAGATCCATGGCGGGACGCGATGTTGTCGAAGCTATGACGAACATGAATGAGCGGACAAACGGTCTAGGCTCAGGTTACGCTGTTTACGGGCTTTACCCTAAGCGTCGTGACCAGTATGTGCTTCACGTAATGTATGACGACAGGAAGGCGTTGGAGTGGGGATCCAAATTTATTGACTCTGAGTTCAAGATTGTTCAGGATGAGGAGATACCGATGGATCGGAGCTGCTGCAAAGCGGATGCCCCGATTATGTGGCGATACTTTGTAGACGTGGACTCTGAGAGGCTGAACGGAACCGGTGAAGAGGATTACGTGGTTCAAAGAGTCTTCTCAATCAACACCTCGGAGAAAGGGGCCTATGTGGTTTCAAGCGGCAAAGACATGGGTGTCTTCAAAGGAGTCGGCTGGCCGCAGGAGATAGCTGATACTTTCCACTTGGACGAGTACCGTGGGTATCTTTGGACATCTCACGGCCGCTTCCCAACGAACACACCGGGTTGGTGGGGCGGAGCACACCCGTTCTCTTTACTGGATACTTCAATTGTCCATAACGGCGAAATTTCGTCCTACGGTACGAACCGGCGTTTCCTAGAGATGCTCGGCTACCAATGCACCTTCCAAACTGACACTGAGATCTTCTCGCTTGCCCTAGACTACTTGATGCGGCGCCGGAAGCTACCGGTGGAGATTATCGCAAACATCTTTGCACCCCCGTTGTGGAAAGATATTGATGCGATGCCTCCTCAGCAGCGTAACCTTCTCCGTAGCCTCAGAATGGTGTACGGCGGTCTATTGATGAACGGGCCGTTCTCCATAATCTTCGCTAAACACGGCTTAATGGTCGGGCTTACTGATAGGATTAAGCTGCGGCCTCTGATTGCTGCTAAGAAGAAGGATGTCTTCTTCATCTCATCAGAGGAGTCTGCGATTAGATGCGTCCAGCCTGATCTGGACAAGGTGTGGCATCCTCGAGGCGGCGAACCCGTTGTGGCTAGCTGCGTCAACATTCACGCCTCAACCAACCCTGTCTTAGTGATGTCCTCTTGA